A genomic stretch from Ooceraea biroi isolate clonal line C1 chromosome 3, Obir_v5.4, whole genome shotgun sequence includes:
- the LOC105281315 gene encoding double-strand break repair protein MRE11 — MSGPSDVAKDPEDTIKILVATDIHLGYNYSKKRGGHTDDSFITFEEILKYGEDNEVDLVLLAGDLFHDTKPSQVTLLKCIELLRKYCLGTRECKLEFLTDPELVFRHCEQKHVNYEDPNLNISMPVFTIHGNHDDPNMGTVGSIDVLSATGLVNYFGKWTDLSRIVIPPVILKKHNTSVALYGLSYINDQRLSRLYRSEKVELLRPTTNMDAFNIFVLHQNRVKHAQYAHIPEGKLHKFLNLVIWGHEHECRPAAEHNMEGGYWIFQPGSSIVTSLCEAESKPKHVGLLKINKNDFKIKNLKLKSVRPYIFENMILRDHDIKMGDCVSLADSVSQYVDQYIENEIMPKVVNQLTGYPNQPTQPLIRLRIFYEDDNEQFDTLSLAQKYCDEVANPMEMILFRKISERTKRVLNEGVDDVDDIAELFQGELDHDWISTVPGGIKKYFDKEENKDKLTVLTVAALNEALNRYVDLGDTDAFRIAVKNEMKKNIEYISAQNTDTLEDIRTEIKKFRDSRLQEEQEEGQEQNDVARPSNNAFQTSPRRVEQSRPTDLTNDSSDSSEDLNSSTSSTRGRGRGRARGRGRARGSGDARGAKRGRGRAKSDDRNVSIVRLLQNSRSARAKRVNEDYIVLSDSD; from the exons atgtcAGGCCCTTCCGACGTAGCGAAAGATCCGGAGGatactattaaaattttagtaGCCACGGACATCCATCTCGGTTACAATTACAGTAAAAAAAGAG GTGGACACACCGATGACAGTTTCATAACATTTGaggaaatattaaagtatGGAGAGGACAACGAAGTCGATCTTGTTTTGTTAGCTGGAGACTTGTTTCACGATACTAAACCATCGCAAGTTACGTTACTTAAGTGCATAGAACTGCTGCGAAAATATTGCTTGGGTACCAG AGAGTGCAAATTGGAATTCCTAACTGATCCGGAACTGGTATTTCGACACTGTGAGCAAAAGCATGTGAATTACGAAGATCCCAATTTAAATATCTCAATGCCGGTATTTACCATTCATGGGAATCACGATGACCCAA ATATGGGAACTGTTGGTTCGATAGATGTACTGTCGGCTACTGGGCTCGTAAATTACTTTGGAAAGTGGACAGATCTCTCTCGCATAGTTATACCACCCGTAATCTTGAAAAAACATAATACAAGTGTCGCTCTTTACGGCTTGAGTTATATCAACGATCAGAGATTATCCAGATTGTACAGGAGCGAGAAG GTGGAACTGTTACGTCCAACAACAAACATGGATGCTTTCAACATATTTGTCCTACATCAGAATCGCGTCAAGCATGCCCAGTATGCTCATATACCAGAAGGTAAACTCCATAAATTCCTCAATTTAGTTATCTGGGGTCATGAACATGAATGTCGTCCTGCTGCTGAGCATAATATGGAAGGTGGATACTGGATTTTCCAACCAG GAAGCTCCATTGTTACTTCTTTGTGTGAGGCTGAATCAAAACCTAAACATGTCGGCCtcttaaagataaataaaaatgatttcaaaataaaaaacctGAAATTGAAGAGCGTCCGACCATACATCTTTGAGAATATGATTCTTCGTGATCACGACATCAAGATGGGGGATTGTGTTTCATTGGCAGATTCTGTGAGTCAATACGTGGATCAGTATATCGAGAATGAGATCATGCCAAAAGTTGTCAATCAGCTTACAG gataTCCTAATCAACCAACCCAACCATTAATCCGATtgagaatattttatgaagatGACAATGAACAATTTGATACATTAAG CTTAgcacaaaaatattgtgaTGAAGTGGCTAATCCGATGGAGATGATTCTGTTCCGTAAAATTTCGGAAAGAACAAAACGTGTGCTCAACGAAGGAGTTGATGATGTGGATGACATCGCAGAATTATTCCAAGGAGag TTGGACCATGATTGGATTAGTACAGTGCCAGGGGGAATCaagaaatatttcgataagGAAGAAAACAAGGACAAGTTAACAGTATTAACCGTAGCAGCGTTAAACGAAGCGTTAAATCGATATGTCGATCTGGGCGATACGGATGCTTTTAGAATCGCCGTAAA GAACGAAATGAAGAAGAACATCGAGTATATAAGTGCACAAAATACTGATACATTGGAAGATATCcgtacagaaataaaaaaattccgtGATTCAAGGCTTCAAGAGGAACAAGAGGAAGGACAAGAGCAAAATGAC GTTGCAAGACCATCAAACAATGCATTTCAAACGAGTCCGAGAAGAGTTGAACAGTCTCGTCCTACTGATTTAACGAATGACAGCAGTGATAGCAGcgaagatttaaattcatcaACGTCATCGACCAGAGGAAGGGGAAGAGGTAGGGCTAGAGGTAGAGGTAGAGCCAGAGGTTCTGGAGATGCCAGAGGAGCCAAAAGAGGACGTGGTAGAGCAAAATCTGATGATCGGAATGTTTCCATTGTAAGATTGCTA CAAAACTCCAGAAGTGCTCGAGCAAAACGGGTAAATGAAGATTACATTGTTCTTTCAGATtccgattaa